In the Streptomyces sp. NBC_00525 genome, one interval contains:
- a CDS encoding dihydrolipoamide acetyltransferase family protein, translating into MARVLEFKLPDLGEGLTEAEIVRWLVEVGDVVAIDQPVVEVETAKAMVEVPCPYGGVVTARFGDEGTELPVGAPLLTVAVGTPEPAGAGADGDSGTEDSGSGNVLVGYGTGAPPVRRRRVRPQGLKAAVAVTVEPAPPAAEAAPPASVPDPAPPAAAPGVASPAFVPASASGPVAVVSPLVRRLARQHDLDLRRLAGSGPDGLILRADVENAIRAAAEAPVPETTAPEATGTAPKAAPAAGERIPLRGVRGAVADKLARSRREIPDATCWVDADATELMAARAAMNSVAGPGTPKVSVLALLARICTAALARHPELNATVDQEAREIVRLPQVHLGFAAQTERGLVVPVVRDAHTRSTESIGAEIARLTEAARTGTLTPAELTGGTFTLNNYGVFGVDGSTPIINHPEAAMLGVGRIVPKPWVHEGQLAVRQVVQLSLTFDHRVCDGGTAGGFLRYVADCVERPALLLRSL; encoded by the coding sequence ATGGCCCGGGTTCTTGAGTTCAAGCTGCCGGACCTCGGCGAGGGCCTGACCGAGGCCGAGATCGTGCGCTGGCTGGTGGAGGTCGGCGACGTCGTCGCCATCGACCAGCCGGTCGTCGAGGTCGAGACGGCCAAGGCGATGGTGGAGGTGCCCTGCCCGTACGGGGGCGTGGTGACCGCCCGCTTCGGCGACGAGGGCACGGAGCTTCCCGTGGGGGCGCCCCTGCTGACCGTCGCCGTCGGAACGCCCGAGCCCGCCGGGGCCGGTGCGGACGGCGATTCCGGTACGGAGGATTCCGGGTCCGGGAACGTGCTGGTGGGGTACGGGACGGGGGCCCCGCCGGTACGGCGCCGACGGGTGCGCCCGCAGGGGCTGAAGGCAGCCGTCGCGGTGACCGTCGAGCCTGCGCCGCCCGCCGCCGAGGCCGCTCCCCCGGCCTCCGTGCCCGACCCGGCTCCCCCGGCCGCGGCGCCCGGCGTCGCTTCCCCGGCCTTCGTGCCCGCTTCCGCTTCCGGGCCGGTCGCGGTCGTTTCCCCGCTGGTGCGCAGGCTCGCCCGGCAGCACGATCTGGATCTCCGCCGGCTCGCCGGCTCCGGGCCGGACGGGCTGATCCTGCGGGCCGACGTCGAGAACGCGATCCGGGCGGCGGCCGAGGCCCCCGTTCCGGAGACCACCGCCCCGGAGGCCACCGGGACGGCCCCGAAGGCCGCGCCCGCCGCCGGTGAGCGGATTCCGCTGCGCGGTGTTCGCGGCGCCGTCGCCGACAAGCTGGCCCGCAGCCGTCGCGAGATTCCCGACGCCACCTGCTGGGTCGACGCCGACGCCACCGAGCTGATGGCCGCGCGGGCCGCGATGAACAGCGTCGCCGGACCCGGTACGCCCAAGGTGTCCGTCCTCGCGCTCCTCGCCCGCATCTGCACGGCGGCCCTCGCCCGCCACCCGGAGCTGAACGCCACGGTGGACCAGGAGGCGCGCGAGATCGTACGGCTGCCGCAGGTCCACCTCGGGTTCGCGGCACAGACCGAGCGGGGCCTGGTCGTCCCCGTCGTCCGCGACGCCCACACCCGCAGCACGGAGTCCATCGGCGCGGAGATCGCCCGGCTGACCGAGGCCGCGCGCACCGGCACGCTGACCCCCGCCGAGCTGACCGGCGGCACGTTCACCCTCAACAACTACGGAGTGTTCGGGGTGGACGGCTCGACGCCGATCATCAACCACCCCGAGGCCGCGATGCTGGGTGTCGGCCGCATCGTCCCCAAGCCGTGGGTGCACGAGGGACAGCTGGCCGTGCGCCAGGTCGTCCAGCTCTCCCTCACCTTCGACCACCGCGTCTGCGACGGCGGCACCGCCGGGGGCTTCCTCCGGTATGTGGCGGACTGCGTGGAGCGGCCGGCGCTGCTGCTGCGGAGCCTGTAG
- a CDS encoding NTP transferase domain-containing protein has translation MTAYDAIVLAGGAAARLGGADKPGLRVGGRTLLDRVLTACPDAGTTVVVGDRRPTARPVTWAREAPPGGGPLAALHAGVRHTSAQSVLVLSADLPFLGTDTVRALLTASAGTGAEGALCHDENGRDQPLVAVYRAEPLRRELALLAAEHGGLAGLPLRLLTGELTLRRVPAGPLASFDCDTWEDIASARARIREHGTVLDEWITAVKEELGLDLDVDTTLLLDLARDAAHGVARPAAPLTTFLVGYAAGRASGAGGGPEAVAEAARKAAALALRWADETGTP, from the coding sequence ATGACCGCGTACGACGCCATCGTTCTCGCCGGAGGGGCCGCCGCCCGGCTGGGCGGCGCCGACAAGCCGGGCCTGCGGGTCGGCGGCCGGACCCTGCTCGACCGGGTGCTCACCGCGTGCCCCGACGCGGGCACCACGGTCGTCGTGGGAGACCGGCGGCCCACCGCGCGTCCGGTGACCTGGGCCCGTGAAGCCCCGCCCGGCGGCGGCCCGTTGGCAGCGCTCCACGCCGGAGTCCGGCACACCTCGGCACAGAGCGTGCTCGTGCTCTCCGCCGACCTGCCGTTCCTCGGCACGGACACCGTCCGCGCCCTGCTGACCGCCTCGGCAGGGACCGGGGCGGAAGGTGCCCTGTGCCACGACGAGAACGGCCGCGACCAGCCGCTGGTCGCCGTCTACCGCGCCGAGCCCCTGCGCCGCGAGCTGGCACTCCTCGCCGCCGAACACGGCGGGCTCGCCGGGCTGCCGCTGCGCCTCCTCACAGGGGAACTGACGCTGCGCCGGGTGCCGGCCGGGCCGCTCGCCTCGTTCGACTGCGACACCTGGGAGGACATCGCTTCCGCCCGTGCCCGGATCAGAGAACATGGGACGGTGCTGGATGAATGGATCACCGCAGTCAAGGAAGAACTCGGCCTCGACCTCGATGTCGACACGACCCTCCTGCTCGACCTCGCCCGTGACGCCGCCCATGGCGTCGCCCGGCCCGCCGCGCCCCTGACCACCTTCCTGGTCGGGTACGCGGCCGGACGGGCGAGCGGCGCGGGCGGCGGGCCCGAAGCGGTCGCGGAGGCCGCCCGCAAGGCGGCGGCGCTGGCGCTCCGGTGGGCGGACGAGACCGGGACGCCGTGA
- a CDS encoding molybdopterin molybdotransferase MoeA, with protein sequence MGGRDRDAVTGRGAGAVGGRGAAPTTGGPSEAEARRADEERAVAQALALAGPVSGSRVSPGHRASAVSWRAARDIARRAGRRGGVGGERVQLDEALGRLLGEPLAALTDLPSFDTSAMDGWAVAGPGPWRIRDDGGILAGHGAPAPLPDGEAVRIATGARIPAEVTAVIRSEHAHADEAKGLLYAQRTVVQGQDIRPRGQECRAGEHLLPAGTIVTPAVLGLAAAAGYDELSVRARPRVEVLVLGDELLTAGLPQDGLIRDALGPMIGPWVRALGAEVAPPRRLGDDAEALWKALTGSDADLIITTGGTAAGPVDHVHRVLARIGAELLVDGVAVRPGHPMLLARLDAAGRHLVGLPGNPLAAVSGLLTLAGPLLVGLGGRTPDEPYRTPVRDDVQGHPHDTRLVPVVYRAGTQSGTGGGAECVVPLRYNGPAMLRGIAAADGLAVVEPGGVRSGTEVEILDLPWASATPWTEGCFT encoded by the coding sequence GTGGGCGGACGAGACCGGGACGCCGTGACGGGCCGCGGCGCCGGAGCGGTGGGCGGCCGCGGCGCCGCCCCCACCACCGGCGGGCCGAGCGAGGCGGAGGCGCGCCGCGCGGACGAGGAGCGGGCCGTCGCCCAGGCCCTGGCCCTCGCCGGTCCGGTGAGCGGTTCGCGCGTTTCCCCCGGCCACCGGGCGTCGGCCGTCTCCTGGCGGGCGGCCCGGGACATCGCCCGGCGGGCCGGCCGGCGGGGCGGCGTGGGCGGTGAGCGGGTACAGCTGGACGAGGCGCTGGGGCGGCTGCTGGGGGAGCCGCTGGCCGCGCTCACCGATCTGCCGTCCTTCGACACCTCCGCCATGGACGGCTGGGCCGTCGCCGGGCCGGGGCCCTGGCGCATCCGGGACGACGGCGGCATCCTCGCGGGTCATGGCGCCCCCGCCCCCCTGCCCGACGGCGAAGCCGTCCGCATCGCCACCGGCGCCCGTATCCCGGCGGAGGTCACCGCCGTCATTCGCAGCGAACACGCGCACGCCGACGAGGCCAAGGGGCTGCTGTACGCCCAGCGGACCGTCGTCCAGGGGCAGGACATCCGGCCGCGCGGCCAGGAGTGCCGGGCGGGGGAGCACCTTCTCCCCGCCGGAACGATCGTGACCCCCGCCGTGCTCGGCCTGGCGGCAGCCGCCGGGTACGACGAACTGTCCGTACGGGCCCGGCCGCGTGTCGAGGTCCTCGTTCTGGGCGACGAGTTGCTGACCGCGGGGCTGCCGCAGGACGGGCTGATCCGCGACGCGCTGGGGCCCATGATCGGGCCCTGGGTGCGGGCGCTGGGCGCCGAGGTCGCCCCGCCGCGCCGCCTCGGCGACGACGCGGAGGCCCTGTGGAAGGCGCTCACCGGCTCCGACGCCGACCTGATCATCACGACCGGTGGTACCGCCGCCGGCCCCGTGGACCACGTCCACCGTGTGCTCGCCCGGATCGGCGCCGAACTGCTGGTCGACGGAGTCGCCGTACGTCCCGGTCACCCGATGCTGCTGGCCCGCCTGGACGCCGCCGGCCGCCATCTCGTCGGGCTGCCCGGCAATCCCCTCGCCGCCGTCTCCGGGCTTCTCACCCTCGCCGGGCCGCTGCTCGTCGGGCTCGGTGGCCGTACCCCCGATGAGCCGTACCGGACACCCGTGCGCGACGATGTCCAGGGGCATCCGCATGACACCCGGCTCGTGCCCGTCGTGTACCGGGCCGGCACGCAGTCCGGAACCGGGGGCGGGGCGGAGTGCGTCGTACCACTGCGTTACAACGGTCCCGCGATGTTGCGCGGGATCGCCGCCGCGGACGGGCTGGCCGTTGTGGAGCCGGGCGGGGTACGGTCCGGCACCGAGGTGGAGATCCTCGATCTACCGTGGGCCTCGGCGACGCCGTGGACTGAAGGGTGTTTCACGTGA
- a CDS encoding potassium channel family protein, with protein MARRADEQVVPTRVMLPRRVVDGPARQVAKRLMMALMVLAVTVFIVWVDRAGYHDAADDSVDLLDSVYYATVTLSTTGYGDITPYSDSARLMNVVLVTPLRVLFLIILVGTTLEVLTERTREDFRLKRWRTNLRDHTVVVGFGTKGRSAIQTLRATGLSKEQIVIVDPASKVIEIANAEGFTGVVGDATRSDVLLRAELQKARQVIIATQRDDTAVLVALTARQLNRGAKIVAAVREEENAPLLRQSGADAVITSASAAGRLLGLSVLSPSAGTVMEDLIQQGSGLDLVERPVIKSEVGKNVRETDDLVVSVLRGHRLLGYDDPAASPLQLTDRLITIVRASNEPPAHPPHQNLPLS; from the coding sequence ATGGCCAGGCGGGCCGACGAACAGGTCGTCCCCACTCGGGTGATGCTTCCGCGCCGAGTCGTGGACGGCCCGGCACGCCAGGTGGCCAAGCGCCTGATGATGGCTCTGATGGTGCTGGCCGTCACCGTGTTCATCGTCTGGGTCGACCGTGCCGGCTACCACGACGCCGCCGACGACTCGGTCGATCTGCTGGACTCGGTGTACTACGCCACGGTCACCCTCTCCACCACCGGATACGGCGACATCACCCCGTACAGCGACAGCGCCCGCCTCATGAACGTGGTGCTCGTGACACCGCTGCGCGTGCTCTTCCTCATCATCCTGGTCGGCACCACCCTCGAAGTCCTCACCGAGCGGACCCGCGAGGACTTCCGGCTGAAGCGTTGGAGAACCAACTTGCGTGACCACACCGTCGTCGTCGGCTTCGGTACGAAGGGCCGTTCGGCGATCCAGACCCTGCGCGCCACCGGACTGAGCAAGGAACAGATCGTCATCGTCGACCCGGCGTCCAAGGTGATCGAGATCGCCAACGCCGAAGGGTTCACCGGAGTCGTCGGCGACGCCACCCGCAGCGATGTCCTGCTCCGCGCCGAGCTGCAGAAGGCGCGTCAGGTCATCATCGCCACCCAGCGCGACGACACCGCCGTGCTGGTCGCGCTGACCGCCCGCCAGCTCAACCGCGGTGCGAAGATCGTGGCCGCGGTGCGCGAGGAGGAGAACGCCCCGCTGCTGCGGCAGTCCGGCGCCGACGCCGTGATCACCAGCGCCAGTGCGGCCGGCCGGCTCCTCGGTCTCTCGGTGCTCAGCCCCAGCGCGGGCACGGTCATGGAGGACCTCATCCAGCAGGGCAGCGGCCTCGACCTCGTCGAACGGCCGGTGATAAAGAGCGAGGTCGGCAAGAACGTACGCGAGACGGACGACCTGGTGGTCAGCGTGCTGCGCGGGCACCGGCTCCTCGGCTACGACGACCCGGCGGCGAGCCCCTTGCAGCTGACGGACCGCCTGATCACCATCGTGCGCGCCTCGAACGAGCCGCCCGCCCACCCGCCGCACCAGAACCTCCCGCTGTCCTGA
- a CDS encoding NAD(P)H-quinone oxidoreductase, with protein MHAITIPEPGGPEALVWAEVPDPVPGEGEVLVDVVSSAVNRADVLQRQGFYNPPPGASPYPGLECSGRIAALGPGVNGWAVGDEVCALLAGGGYAEKVAVPAGQLLPVPKGLDLAQAAALPEVTATVWSNVFMVAHLRPAETLLVHGGSSGIGTMAIQLAKAVGARVAVTAGSPDKLARCAELGADILIDYREQDFVEEIRETTAGAGADVILDIMGAKYLDRNVEALAVNGRLAVIGLQGGAKGELNLGTLLRKRAAVTATSLRGRPLAEKAAIVAAVREHVWPLVADGIVKPVVDRTVPMRDAAEGHRVMESSTHIGKVLLQAPAAA; from the coding sequence ATGCATGCGATCACGATCCCCGAACCCGGTGGCCCCGAGGCGCTCGTGTGGGCCGAGGTGCCCGATCCCGTACCCGGCGAGGGCGAGGTCCTCGTGGACGTCGTGTCCAGTGCGGTCAACCGGGCCGACGTCCTCCAGCGGCAGGGGTTCTACAACCCGCCGCCGGGCGCGTCCCCCTACCCCGGTCTGGAGTGCTCGGGCCGGATCGCGGCCCTCGGCCCCGGCGTCAACGGCTGGGCCGTCGGCGACGAGGTGTGCGCGCTCCTCGCGGGCGGCGGATACGCGGAGAAGGTCGCCGTCCCGGCGGGCCAGCTCCTCCCCGTACCCAAGGGCCTCGACCTCGCGCAGGCCGCGGCGCTGCCCGAGGTGACGGCCACCGTCTGGTCCAACGTCTTCATGGTGGCCCATCTGCGCCCCGCCGAGACCCTGCTGGTGCACGGCGGGTCCAGCGGCATCGGCACGATGGCCATCCAGCTCGCCAAGGCGGTCGGGGCACGGGTCGCGGTGACGGCCGGCAGCCCGGACAAGCTGGCGCGCTGCGCGGAGCTGGGCGCGGACATCCTGATCGACTACCGCGAGCAGGACTTCGTCGAGGAGATCCGCGAGACCACTGCCGGGGCGGGCGCGGACGTCATCCTCGACATCATGGGCGCGAAGTATCTCGACCGGAACGTGGAGGCCCTCGCCGTCAACGGCCGGCTCGCCGTCATCGGGCTCCAGGGCGGGGCCAAGGGCGAGCTGAACCTCGGCACACTGCTGAGGAAGCGGGCCGCCGTCACGGCGACCTCGCTGCGCGGGCGCCCGCTCGCCGAGAAGGCGGCGATCGTCGCCGCCGTACGCGAGCACGTCTGGCCGCTCGTCGCGGACGGGATCGTCAAGCCGGTCGTCGACCGCACGGTGCCGATGCGGGACGCGGCGGAGGGACACCGCGTGATGGAGTCCAGCACGCACATCGGCAAGGTGCTGCTCCAGGCCCCCGCCGCCGCCTGA
- a CDS encoding bacterial proteasome activator family protein, translating to MEMPRNERSQEHPQVLVVGQDGMAIGGGDTDDESREVPVTEMVEQPAKVMRIGSMIKQLLEEVRAAPLDEASRVRLKEIHAGSVKELEDGLAPELVEELERLSLPFTDDSVPSEAELRIAQAQLVGWLEGLFHGIQTALFAQQMAARAQLEQMRRALPPGSGHEEDGGIDPHGPVRSGPYL from the coding sequence ATGGAGATGCCGAGGAATGAACGGTCGCAGGAGCACCCCCAGGTCCTCGTAGTGGGACAGGACGGAATGGCGATCGGCGGCGGTGACACTGACGACGAGTCGCGGGAGGTCCCGGTGACGGAGATGGTCGAGCAGCCCGCGAAGGTCATGCGCATCGGCAGCATGATCAAGCAGCTCCTGGAGGAGGTCAGGGCGGCTCCTCTCGACGAGGCGAGCCGGGTGCGTCTGAAGGAGATCCACGCCGGTTCGGTCAAGGAGCTGGAGGACGGGCTCGCGCCCGAACTGGTCGAGGAGCTGGAGCGGCTGTCGCTGCCGTTCACCGACGACTCCGTCCCCTCCGAAGCGGAACTGCGGATCGCCCAGGCGCAGCTCGTGGGCTGGCTGGAGGGCCTTTTCCACGGCATCCAGACCGCCCTGTTCGCCCAGCAGATGGCGGCCCGGGCCCAGTTGGAGCAGATGCGCCGAGCGCTGCCGCCGGGCAGCGGTCACGAGGAGGACGGCGGAATCGACCCGCACGGCCCGGTCCGTTCGGGGCCGTACCTGTAA
- a CDS encoding FtsX-like permease family protein — protein MSVFTGWRAALRIARRDALRAKGRSALVVAMIALPVLGVTAADITFRSADLSPAEHLTAQIGAADALFNDAGMGPVEQMPDGNMYNPVGEMPDEELPPIDMRAAFPRGARAISEQSVPGTVTTAYGIASVEIIELKTSDRMARGKIDLLKGAFPRGTGEMVATEPFLESAGLHVGSDVTVTPSGKKYTISGAVELPADLQAKLLYAEPGAVIAPWQKLAERDKEVPEPHPGQPQWLVEMPGQAGVDWQDVLAANKAGAVVSSRQVFENPPARSEIPLLKSYPDYDRVGSGDGEAGAAAITVVAMALLEIVLLAGPAFAVGARRSRRQLGLLGTCGGDRSHVRAVVLGGGVVLGGAGAVAGVAAGLLLTVVFRPMIEGWAGHRFGSLVIRPTELLVIAALGLVTGLLAALAPAIVAGRQSVLESLTGRRGVRRSSRVLPVTGACALALGVLVAVYGGTSGDSMLVAGGSVVAEIGLLACIPVIVGLLGRLGRGLPLSPRMALRDAARNRGRTAPAVAAVMAAVAGSVAIATYMASNLAESDYDYLPTLTEGTISLSAGDAESAARLPVARAAVEHNMAVTGRRADVSRVWAGSDCNIYYEEEDSCGSMELVKPAGKGHTCPLDADGAKELAARLSADEHRAMMRTPACVDVRVSTSSFNSDANNIVVADAAFLDTYVKLHDPAAAAALKAGTPVLLNEAYAENGEVTLKAVHRYNDKDTKNRELHPGPPEKTTDRLKVYVAKPEYAPTPGVRMILPQRTAERLGLYTEPYGTVYTVRHTPTDAESQRVSAAIDQAGGGLWVQTNSGANDRSSTILLFLTLFAGVVTMGAAAITTGLAKADAEADLTTLSAVGAPPHVRRSLSGFQCLVVALTGVLLGTAAGLVPAVALRLVDLREAMKQMRVTPMESAYTPIVVPWATIGLLAVAVPLLAGVLAAVFTRSRSSLSRRAG, from the coding sequence GTGAGCGTCTTCACGGGGTGGCGCGCCGCCCTCCGGATAGCCCGCCGCGACGCCCTGCGCGCCAAGGGCCGCAGCGCCCTGGTGGTCGCGATGATCGCGCTGCCGGTCCTGGGCGTCACGGCCGCCGACATCACGTTCCGCAGTGCGGACCTGAGCCCGGCGGAGCATCTGACGGCCCAGATCGGTGCGGCCGACGCGCTGTTCAACGACGCGGGCATGGGACCGGTCGAGCAGATGCCCGACGGCAACATGTACAACCCCGTCGGCGAGATGCCCGACGAGGAGCTGCCGCCGATCGACATGCGGGCCGCCTTCCCCCGGGGAGCGCGGGCGATCAGTGAGCAGTCCGTGCCGGGCACGGTCACGACCGCGTACGGGATCGCGAGCGTCGAGATCATCGAGCTGAAGACCTCGGACCGGATGGCCCGCGGCAAGATCGACCTGCTGAAGGGCGCGTTCCCGCGCGGCACGGGCGAGATGGTGGCCACCGAGCCGTTCCTGGAGTCGGCCGGCCTGCACGTGGGCTCCGACGTCACGGTGACGCCGTCCGGGAAGAAGTACACGATCAGCGGCGCGGTGGAGCTGCCCGCCGATCTCCAGGCGAAGCTGCTGTACGCCGAGCCGGGCGCGGTGATCGCCCCCTGGCAGAAGCTGGCCGAGCGCGACAAGGAGGTGCCGGAGCCCCATCCGGGCCAGCCGCAGTGGCTGGTCGAGATGCCGGGACAGGCCGGGGTCGACTGGCAGGACGTGCTGGCGGCCAACAAGGCCGGTGCCGTCGTCTCCTCCCGGCAGGTCTTCGAGAACCCGCCGGCGAGGTCCGAGATCCCGCTGCTCAAGTCGTACCCGGACTACGACCGCGTCGGCTCCGGCGACGGTGAGGCCGGAGCCGCCGCCATCACCGTCGTCGCGATGGCGCTCCTGGAGATCGTGCTGCTGGCCGGACCGGCGTTCGCCGTGGGCGCCCGCCGCTCCCGCCGCCAGCTGGGCCTGCTGGGCACCTGCGGCGGCGACCGGAGCCATGTCCGCGCGGTCGTCCTGGGCGGCGGTGTCGTGCTCGGCGGCGCCGGGGCGGTCGCCGGTGTCGCGGCCGGGCTGCTGCTCACGGTGGTGTTCCGGCCGATGATCGAGGGCTGGGCCGGGCACCGCTTCGGCTCACTGGTGATCCGTCCCACCGAACTCCTGGTCATCGCCGCGCTGGGCCTGGTCACCGGTCTGCTGGCGGCGCTCGCCCCGGCGATCGTGGCGGGCCGGCAGTCCGTCCTGGAGTCGCTGACCGGCCGGCGCGGGGTGCGCCGCAGCTCGCGGGTGCTGCCCGTCACGGGCGCCTGTGCGCTGGCGCTCGGCGTGCTCGTCGCCGTGTACGGGGGCACCAGCGGCGATTCCATGCTGGTCGCCGGCGGTTCGGTCGTCGCCGAGATCGGGCTGCTCGCCTGCATTCCGGTGATCGTCGGGCTGCTGGGCCGGCTCGGCCGCGGGCTCCCGCTCTCGCCCCGGATGGCGCTGCGCGACGCGGCCCGCAACCGGGGCCGTACCGCCCCCGCGGTGGCGGCCGTGATGGCGGCCGTGGCGGGCTCGGTGGCCATCGCCACGTACATGGCCAGCAACCTGGCCGAGTCCGACTACGACTACCTGCCCACGCTGACTGAGGGCACGATCTCCCTGTCGGCCGGTGACGCCGAGTCCGCCGCGCGGCTTCCGGTGGCCCGTGCCGCCGTCGAGCACAACATGGCGGTGACCGGAAGGCGCGCGGACGTCTCGCGCGTCTGGGCGGGCAGCGACTGCAACATCTACTACGAGGAGGAGGACAGCTGCGGCTCCATGGAGCTGGTCAAGCCCGCTGGTAAGGGCCACACCTGCCCGCTCGACGCCGACGGCGCCAAGGAACTGGCCGCACGGCTCTCCGCCGACGAGCACCGCGCGATGATGCGGACCCCGGCCTGCGTGGACGTGCGCGTCTCCACCAGCTCCTTCAACTCCGACGCCAACAACATCGTCGTCGCCGACGCCGCGTTCCTCGACACCTATGTGAAGCTCCACGACCCGGCGGCGGCCGCCGCCCTGAAGGCCGGCACCCCCGTCCTGCTCAACGAGGCGTACGCGGAGAACGGCGAGGTCACCCTCAAGGCCGTCCACCGGTACAACGACAAGGACACGAAGAACCGCGAGCTGCACCCCGGCCCGCCCGAGAAGACCACCGACCGGCTCAAGGTCTACGTGGCGAAGCCGGAGTACGCCCCGACGCCCGGCGTCCGCATGATCCTGCCGCAGCGCACCGCCGAACGCCTCGGCCTGTACACCGAGCCGTACGGCACCGTGTACACGGTGAGGCACACGCCCACGGACGCGGAGAGCCAGCGGGTGTCGGCCGCCATCGACCAGGCGGGCGGCGGCCTCTGGGTGCAGACCAACTCCGGTGCCAACGACCGGAGCAGCACCATCCTGCTGTTCCTCACCCTGTTCGCCGGGGTGGTGACGATGGGCGCCGCCGCGATCACGACCGGTCTGGCCAAGGCGGACGCGGAGGCCGACCTCACCACGCTCAGCGCGGTGGGCGCGCCCCCGCACGTGCGGCGCTCGCTCTCCGGCTTCCAGTGCCTGGTGGTGGCGCTGACCGGGGTGCTGCTGGGGACGGCGGCGGGCCTGGTGCCGGCGGTGGCGCTGCGGCTGGTCGATCTGCGCGAGGCGATGAAGCAGATGCGGGTCACGCCGATGGAGTCCGCGTACACGCCGATCGTGGTGCCCTGGGCGACGATCGGGCTGCTGGCCGTGGCGGTCCCGCTGCTCGCGGGCGTCCTCGCGGCGGTCTTCACCCGCTCGCGATCGTCCCTGTCGCGCCGGGCCGGCTGA
- a CDS encoding ABC transporter ATP-binding protein, which translates to MSLHDPSPAAPPLPVDAPVLELRSLTRTHGTGIAEVQALRGISLSVHAGELVAVMGPSGSGKSTLLTLAGGLDTASGGQVVIEGQDISTLGRKGLAALRRRSVGYVFQDYNLIPALTAAENIALPRELDGVPVRKARKEARAALEEMNLLEIGDRFPDEMSGGQQQRVAIARALVGDRRLVLADEPTGALDSETGEAVLALLRNRCDRGAAGVMVTHEPRYAAWADRVVFLRDGSIVDQTLTAGADSLLAAGGAE; encoded by the coding sequence ATGTCCCTGCACGACCCGTCGCCGGCCGCACCGCCGCTCCCGGTGGACGCACCGGTCCTCGAACTCCGCTCGCTCACCCGCACCCACGGCACCGGCATCGCCGAGGTCCAGGCGCTGCGCGGCATCAGCCTGTCCGTGCACGCCGGTGAACTCGTCGCCGTGATGGGCCCGTCCGGCTCGGGCAAGTCCACCCTGCTGACCCTCGCCGGCGGTCTGGACACCGCGAGCGGCGGCCAGGTCGTCATCGAGGGCCAGGACATCTCCACGCTCGGCCGCAAGGGGCTCGCCGCCCTCCGCCGCCGCAGCGTCGGCTACGTCTTCCAGGACTACAACCTGATCCCCGCGCTGACGGCCGCCGAGAACATCGCCCTGCCGCGCGAACTGGACGGCGTCCCGGTCCGCAAGGCCCGCAAGGAGGCCCGGGCCGCGCTGGAGGAGATGAACCTCCTGGAGATCGGGGACCGCTTCCCGGACGAGATGTCCGGCGGCCAGCAGCAGCGCGTCGCCATCGCCCGCGCCCTGGTGGGCGACCGGCGTCTGGTCCTCGCCGACGAACCGACCGGCGCCCTCGACTCCGAGACCGGCGAGGCCGTCCTCGCGCTGCTGCGCAACCGCTGCGACCGGGGCGCGGCCGGGGTGATGGTCACGCACGAGCCGCGCTACGCGGCCTGGGCGGACCGGGTCGTCTTCCTCCGGGACGGTTCGATCGTGGACCAGACACTGACCGCCGGGGCCGACTCGCTGCTGGCCGCCGGGGGAGCCGAGTGA
- a CDS encoding PadR family transcriptional regulator → MSIRHGLLALLERGPRYGSQLRTEFESRTGSTWPLNVGQVYTTLSRLERDGLVAQDGEDDHGHALYSISDAGRTELRSWFETPVDRSSPPRDELAIKLAMAVGAPGVDIRAVIQAQRHHTVKAMQDYTRLKAQSLAQAPTNRDEVAWLLVVEQLIFQAEAEARWLDHCEARLIRLAEAAATEPVEPPAQGAATRARIRTRR, encoded by the coding sequence ATGTCGATCCGTCACGGGCTCCTCGCCCTCCTGGAGCGCGGGCCGCGCTACGGCTCCCAGCTCCGCACCGAATTCGAGTCGCGCACCGGCTCCACCTGGCCGCTCAACGTCGGGCAGGTGTACACGACGCTGAGCAGGCTGGAGCGCGACGGCCTGGTCGCCCAGGACGGCGAGGACGACCACGGCCACGCCCTCTACTCGATCAGCGACGCCGGGCGCACCGAGCTGCGTTCGTGGTTCGAGACGCCGGTCGACCGCAGCAGCCCGCCCCGTGACGAGCTGGCCATCAAGCTCGCCATGGCGGTCGGGGCGCCCGGCGTCGACATCCGGGCCGTCATCCAGGCCCAGCGCCACCACACGGTGAAGGCCATGCAGGACTACACCCGGCTCAAGGCGCAGTCCCTCGCCCAGGCCCCCACCAACCGCGACGAGGTGGCCTGGCTGCTCGTCGTGGAGCAGCTGATCTTCCAGGCCGAGGCCGAGGCCCGCTGGCTGGACCACTGCGAGGCACGGCTGATCCGCCTCGCCGAGGCCGCCGCCACGGAGCCCGTGGAGCCCCCGGCCCAGGGCGCCGCCACCCGCGCCCGTATCCGCACCCGCCGCTGA